One part of the Vicia villosa cultivar HV-30 ecotype Madison, WI linkage group LG6, Vvil1.0, whole genome shotgun sequence genome encodes these proteins:
- the LOC131610695 gene encoding AT-hook motif nuclear-localized protein 14, whose translation MEPNDNPLSSFFHHHNHQQQQHHHLQQQQQQQPPHGNSTTVASATTTTTTTASPTNGLDGSHILYPSAVSSQLEPAKRKRGRPRKYGTPEQALAAKKASTSSFSPTSDNNNNKNTNSFTPSPSFTSRKSHSLSLGNAGQGFSVHVIAVAAGEDVGQKIMQFMQQTRGDICILSASGSISNASLRQPASSGGNITYEGRFDVISLTGSYVRNETGGRSGGLSVCLSNSDGQIIGGGIGGPLKAAGPVQVIVGTFSIDNKKDTSGGGKGDASAGKLPSPVGESASSLGFRQTVDSSSGNPMRVNDEHQAMGGSHFMIQQLGLHVTPPRSTDWGSHPDSRHTGYDLSGRTGHGSHQSPENGGYDQIPD comes from the exons ATGGAACCCAATGACAACCCATTAAGCTCTTTCTTCCACCACCACAACCACCAACAACAACAGCATCACCacctccaacaacaacaacaacaacaaccaccacacGGAAATTCCACCACCGTAGCCTCCGCCACcacaaccaccaccaccaccgctTCTCCCACCAACGGCCTCGATGGATCCCACATACTCTACCCTTCTGCTGTCTCCTCTCAGCTGGAACCAGCTAAGAGAAAAAGAGGAAGACCGAGAAAGTACGGAACTCCAGAACAAGCCCTAGCTGCTAAAAAAGCTTCTACGTCGTCGTTTTCACCTACTTctgataacaacaacaacaagaatacCAATTCTTTTACTCCTTCTCCTTCTTTTACTTCTAGGAaatctcattctctctctctag GCAATGCAGGACAAGGTTTCAGTGTACATGTCATTGCTGTTGCTGCTGGTGAG GATGTTGGCCAGAAAATTATGCAATTTATGCAACAAACTAGGGGTGATATATGCATTCTGTCTGCATCTGGTTCCATTTCTAATGCCTCTCTTCGTCAACCGGCATCTTCAGGAGGCAACATTACGTATGAG GGTCGGTTTGATGTTATTTCACTTACCGGTTCCTATGTCCGTAATGAAACTGGGGGGCGAAGTGGTGGTCTCAGTGTGTGCTTGTCTAATTCTGATGGACAAATCATAGGTGGTGGTATTGGTGGGCCTCTTAAAGCTGCTGGTCCAGTTCAG GTCATTGTTGGTACATTTTCTATCGACAACAAAAAGGATACTAGTGGTGGTGGAAAAGGTGACGCCTCTGCCGGCAAGTTGCCATCACCAGTTGGCGAATCAGCATCAAGTTTAGGTTTCCGCCAAACAGTTGACAGTTCCAGTGGGAATCCAATGCGGGTAAATGATGAACATCAAGCCATGGGGGGAAGTCATTTCATGATTCAACAGCTTGGTTTGCATGTGACACCTCCCAGGTCCACAGACTGGGGAAGTCATCCAGATTCAAGACATACTGGTTATGACCTATCAG GAAGAACAGGTCACGGGTCACACCAGTCTCCTGAAAATGGTGGCTATGACCAAATTCCTGATTGA